The Paraburkholderia agricolaris genome includes the window GGTTCGCAGGCCGTCCATACTTCGTCGGTGAGCGGCGTGGTGGCAATCACCGCGGTGCGATCGGCCGGCGTGCCACGTTCGGCGAAATCCACCGAGAGGTCGCCGTCGACGAGACGTGCGCTGGAAAACGGCCAGTGACGTATCACGTACGACAGACGCGTCGAGCAATACGCGAATTGTGCCGTGCCGTTCGACAGCACGAAGTTGAAAATGCCATACGGGTTCAGCGTGCGGGTCGCCTGTTCGATAACTTCGAATACGGCATCGATGTCGTCGACGTCCGCGTGCATCTCCGCTTGAGCGGCGAAATGCGCATAGAGGCGATTCATGATGAAGCAGAAGGCCGCTTCGCTATCGGTCGTGCCGACCGGCGCATAGGGCCCGTGTTCCGGCTCATTCGCATCGCCGAGCGGTTGAAGGTCGCCGTTATGCGCGAACACCCATTGCTGGCCGCGTAACTCGCGCATGAACGGGTGGCAGTTCTCCACCCGTGCGCCACCTTGCGTCGCCTTGCGAATATGCGCGACGACATTGCGCGACTTGATCGGATAGCTCTGCAGGAACTCGGCCACCGGCGACTGGTACGCCGGCTTTTCATCGACGAACACGCGGCACGCGCGGTCTTCGTAGAACGCCACGCCCCAGCCGTCGACATGATGGTCGGTGAGCCCGCCGCGAGCAGCAAAACCCGTCAGCGAGAAACTGACGTCTGTAGGTTCCGCGCAGCTGAGGGCGAGCAATTGGCACATGCTCGCAGACTAGCGTGTTTCAGGCGCCGCCGTTATAGCGAATCATGCTTTGCAAATCACCCGCGCACCGGCTCCCGAAAACTCTCACCTTTAGCCGGTTCAGGATGCGTGCAGCACCTTAGCTTGCCAGCTTGCGGAACGTTTCCAGCACCGCGTCGCCCTTGAACGGCTTGACGATCCAGCCCTTCACGCCCGCCGCCTTGCCACGCTCTTTCATGGCCGGGCTGCTCTCGGTCGTCAGCATGATGACGTTGACGGTCGTGTTCGCGAGCTCGCCGCGAATCTTCTCGACCATCGTCAGGCCGTCCATGTTCGGCATGTTGACATCGCTGATCACCAGCCTGATGCCGGGGCTGGCCTTCAGCTTAGCGAGGCCGTCCTTGCCGTCCACCGCCGTGTCGACGTCCAGACCGTTTTTCTTCAGAAAGCCGGCCACTTCGTCACGCACCGTGCTCGAGTCATCCACCACCAGAATTTTCGACATGTTTTTTCCTATGACAACAATCAGAACAGATCCAGTTCGCCCGCTTCGACCATTGCGCCGACGTCGTCGGTGACTTCCCTGAAGTCCTCCGGCGACCAGCTCAGGCTGAACACAAAACGTTGATGCAGCTTGACTGAGCGGCCCGAGCGCGGGTCCGTCAGCGAATACATGAAACACAGTTGCGGATTGCCGGTGCCGAACGAGATGTACTTGTGCTTGTGATTTACCAGCAGCGGCACCTGCACCTGGCTGCGCAGCCAGGCATCCGCGTCGCCGACATAGCGGTTCTTGAACGAACCCCAGATCAGATTCGTCACTTCACCGAGCACGCCGTTCAGATCGCGGAAATTGGCTTCGCCGTCTTCCGCGCTTTCGCTTGTCCGATAGCGATCGAGCAGTTCGAGAATCGGCGTCTCTTCCGCCTGCATCATCATGTAACCGCGGCACCACGCGCTCTCGAGCGGAATCAGGCTGAACACCTCGCCGAAGATGATCCGGTCCCGCACGATATAAGGCGTATCGCACGTGATGCTCAGATCCTTGAACACGTCGCCGAGAATCGCCTGCGTCATGTCGGCGATGCCGCGCACCAGTGCGTTCGGATAGTCCAGGCTGAAAATGTATTCGTCGATCACCTTGCGCAAGGGCGCCATATCGTGTGCGACGTAGGTCGCGCAGACCACGCGGCGCAAGCTCTCCGGCAACCCTTCGAGACTCGGATCGGCATCGCGACGCATGATGATCGGCAACTCGGGGCGCACCGCGTTGATCCTGATCGCGATTTCGGCGCTCGCTTCGGCCGAGCCGCCGTAGCCTTCGGCGAACAGCACCGCGCCCAGATCGATATTCGAGCGCAGCACCGACTGCAAGCGATTCTTGCCGACTTTCACGCCGACCAGATTGTGCTCGTCGCAGAAGCGCTTCAACGCCTCTTTATGCACGGGGCAGTCGTCCAGCACCAGCACCTTGCTGACCGGTTTGTTCATGTTCATTTCGCGTTCCTGCTCACTGCGGATATCGACGTCATGGCCAACACTCAGAACTCAAAACAACTCCAGCTCACCGCTGGATTCCTCGATCGCGCTCGTGTCGGCCACGAAATCGATCGGCGCATGCGCGCACACGCAGACTGTCGCGGCAAGCTGCACGGAACCGTTCAGCGTGATCGAATACGACGACAGCAAACCCGGCTTCAATTCCGGCAAATGCCCCAAACACCGCGCGCTCAATACATAAGGCGTCGACATGCCGAGGTCCGGGAAGTAATGCAGCAGTTCCTGGTTCATCGCGCCACAGCACAGATTGCAGATTTCCAGAAACACTTCCTGGAACGGGCGCTCGTCGGCCTGATTCAGGAAGTAGTTGCGGGTGCTGTCGTTCTCGTCGAAGTGGAGAATCAGCAGCAGTCTGAACATGATCGACGAGATGGTCAGCACGACCACCTCGGTGTCCTTCGTCGCGCCCGTGCCGGCTTCGGCGAGCGGCACGATCTCGCACGTATCGCCTGAGTCTCGCGGCAGGCGTGCCTGCGCCGCCTTGCGGAAAATGCGTTCGAAGCTGTCCCTGGCGTTGCCCGTAATCACGTCGGCACCTGGTGCAGCTTCGAGCGAAACTGGTTGGCGAGCGATTCGACGCTGGAAAGCGACGCCGCGATCATCTTGCCGCCGGCCTGGATGTCCTGGAACGTGGAGGTGGTGGTCAGATCGTTGCGGTGCAGGCTGTCGCGATAGCTTTTCGACAATTCCTCGGACCGCGCAGCCAGCGCCCGGACCTCGCTCGCCACCACGGCGAAGCCGCGTCCGGCCGGACCCGCGCGCGCGGCCTCGATCGACGCGTTCAGCGATACGATCACCACATGCCGCACGATCGACGACAGCTCCTGATTCTTCGCGTGCATGTCGTGGTTCTGCGTCATCAGCGAGATCATCTGCTCGTGCCAACGCTCGAATGTCGCGCCGAGGCTCTTCAGACGCGCGGCTTCGCCGGCGATCTGTTGAGCCTGATGCGCCCACTGGTCTTTGTCTTCGGCCGCCGCTTTCAGTGTTGCACGCAGTTCTTCGACGCTGGCCGATTGCTGCCGCAGCTCTTCGCTCAACTGGGCGGCCAACGCCTCCATCTCCTGCGCGGCCTGCTCGCGTTCGCGGATCGCTTCACCGTGGTCCGCCTGTTCCGCCGAGCGCGCCTCGAGCCGCGCATCGGCTTCGGCGGAGAGCCGTGCCGTCAGCCTCGTGCTGTGCAACTTGTGCGCGACAAATGCCAACAGCGCGGTCACCGCGCTGCCTGCTGCCGCCGCCAATACATACTGTTGAATCACAACCTATCCTTCCGAAGTCCGTCGCGAAACGCGCGTCGATCTGTCAATCCGTCGATCCGCGTTCACTCAACGTTCAATCCACCATCGCGCCGACTTGCAGTTGGCCGGCGTCGCCGCGCGCCTGCACGCCCAGCGTGTCGACGGCGACGCTATCCGGCAGACAGACGATCGTCTGGAACTGACGGAACGATGCGCCCTTGTGATCGTCGGTGAAGCGTAGTTCGATCCGGCCGTTCTCGCGCTTGAGGAAGTCGCGCACGGCGTCCATGCCCACGCCACGGCCCGACACTTCCGTGACCGTTGCCGCAGTCGAAAAACCCGGCCGGAAAATGAATTCGGCGATAGCTTCGTCGCTCAATTGCTCGTCGCTGGCGACCCAGCCGCGCTCCACCGCAATGCCGCGAATCCGTTCGAGCGCGAGGCCGCGGCCGTCGTCGCTGAGCGTGATCTGCAGCGCGCCGCTATCCACGCCCATTTCGATATCGATCGTGCCGGCCGGCGTCTTGCCGTGCGCGCTGCGTGCCTCGGTGGTTTCGATACCGTGGTCCATCGAATTGCGCAGCAGATGCATGAATACGTTGCCCAGCGTACTGCCCGTCTGGCCGCGCAGACGGTAGCCGTTGTCGTCGATACGCACGTTCGGCGCCGGCTTGCCGAGTTCCTGCGCGAGCGAAGGCAGTGAATCCAGCACGCCGGACAGCGCGTCGCGCACGCTTTCGCTGCCGAGTGCGCTCAAGGCCTGGCGCATCGCATTGCGCATCGACTGCAATTCGTGGAGTTCGCCGGCGTTGGTCCTGTCCAGCATGCTCAGGGTCTGCTGAATCTGGTCTTTCTCGACCATCACATAGCGGCCAGCATGGCCGGCGTTGTTCGCACCGGCTTTGGCCTTGCGGCCGAGACTCTGCTCGTTGATCCGCGCGTAGCTCTCGATCGCCTCGCGCACGCGCGTCAGCTCCTGCATCAGAAGGTCCTGATCCCATGAGCGATCCGCGTCGGGCTGGCGCAGTTCGTGGTAACTCTGTTCGGTTTCGTGAACGACGTTCGTCAGATGCGCCAGGTTATAGGTCCGCGCATTACCCTTGATGGTGTGCATGTTGCGGAACAGTTCGGCGATCGCAGCATGATCGGCTTCCGAATGCTTGCGGATAATGCGCTCGTTCTCGCTGACAAAGCCGGCGGAGCTTTCGATGAAGTGGTGGAACTTCTCTTCGCTCACCGCGAGAATCTCGCCGATCATGTCGAGGCGTCGGCGCTGTTCGCTGGCCTCCGCGGCAAGCTTGCGCAGTTCGGTGACGTCGCGCACACACAGCATCAAACGCACGATGATGTCGTTTTCGTCGGTAATCGCCGACCAGCTCAGGTCGAGAATCTTCACGCGGCCGTCGGCCATGCGCTTCGAAATTTCGCCCACCAGCAGGTGCTGATTGAACGCGAAGTTGATGCAGTCTTCACCGAGGCACGCATGCGCCGCCGCATCGATTTGCGAGAGCACGTCCGAGCCGAGATCCGTATCCGAGAACACCAGATCCATCAGACCACGCCCGGCGATGTCTTTCGTTTCGAAGATGTCTTCCAGATACGCCGAATACTCCGAGTGGATAACGGCGCCGTCGACCACCGTCAAGATGCCTTGCTGCATGTTCTGCAACATCGCCTGAATGTCGGCGGTCTTCTGCTTGAGTTGCGCCGAGCTTTCCTGGATCTTTTCGATCATGCCGTTGAAAGCGACGATCGAATGTCCGATCTCATCCAGCCGGCCCACCGGCACGCGGCGCGTGAAATCCTGGCTCGACGCGATCTCGCTCATCATCGCCTGCATGCGGCTGAGCGGACGGGTGATCTGACGGTAGAGCAGCGTGCCGATGAAGGTCAGCAGAATAATCGCGATACCGGTGACGGCGGCGATGGCCGTCGTCGTGGTGGAAAGCGTGGCGTTCAGCGTGGTGATCGCCTCGTCTTTCTGGCGGTTCTTCTCGACGCGCAACGTTTCGACGATGCCTTCGAGTTCGTCGCGATACTGCGCCACGTTGGCGAACAGATACGCTTGCGCGAGTTCGTTCTTGCCGTCGGCCTTCATTTTTGCTGTCTCGGCGATAGCGGAGAAGTAATTCTCGAGACTCTCGTTGGCCTGTGAAACGAGACCTTGCTGAGCGTGGCTCGCGGCGTCTTTGGCTTGAAGCGCGAGGGCCTGTTGCAACGAGGTCTTTTTCTTCTTCAGTTCGTCTTGAGCCTGGCTGACCATGTTGGCGTCCGGCGCGTAGACCAGGGTCATGGTCGCGAGTTGGACGTCTTTGACTTGCGAGACGAGGTCCGCGGATGCGAGCGCGCTGGGAACGACGCCTTCGGTCACCTTGCGCACTTCGGCTGCGCTGCCGCGCGTCTGATACACCGCGTAGCCGCCGATCGCGGACAAAGCGACGAACATCAAGATAACCAATAGCGTGATGCGATGACGGATAGTCATGTGAAACCCCCGAGGGTATGGCCTTCGCGTCAGCCCTCGATAGGAGCGGCGCGTTTTTTTGCGAATTTGACTGAAGATTGCAGCGCTGCCGAGTATTGCTCGCACATGTTACTAAGCGATGACTACACGGTTTTTGCGGGCCCTCGGGGGCGTAAATATTTTTCTAAAGTTTTTGATTTGAGTGCCGTTAACTAGCGGCCAATTTATTAGCCACTTATACCCCATTTATTTTCGCGTTAAGGTACGCCGCGCTTTGCAAAAGTGCGTGGCGCGTTGACGCTCATTGCTGATTTGCTAATTGAATGTGGTTAATCGGGCGGCAAATGCTTCGCGCCCGGCACGTCAGCGGATCGGTGACAGATGTTTCGACGCCTCACGAAGGGTAAGCGGCGACATGATGTCCTTCGAAGCGGAAAGAAAGGCGCTGACCGCTTCAGGCTCATGCCACGCGTAATCCCTCAACGCCCAACCGATTGCCTTACGGATAAAGAAGTCGCTTTCCGCAGCCAACGAACGCGCGTAGCCGAAAAGGCGCTCTTCGTCGGTATGTTCGCGCCAGCCGAGTTGGTGAATCATCGCAATGCGCCGGACCCACAGCGATTCGTGCAGAAGTGCCGCATCCATCTCGGCCTGCACATCCGGTGTATGGATTCGCGCCGCTTTCAGAACGTCGCCGACCACACCCGCCAGCGGATCGATCGAATCCCACCAGGCGCTCCGCTGAGCGAGCGCCAGTAAGTGTGCGATGTCGGCCACTGCAAGCATCTTCCATTTGCGCGCCAATAGGTCGGACGCGACATACTGGAATTCGCGTTCCGGCATCGACCATAAGACATTCACGCATGCCAGCAGATGATCGGCATTTTCCACAGGCAAGCGCTTGAATACCGGCAATACCGCTTGCCGCCGCAGCGGTGTCGGCACACCGATAAACTCGAAGTGGTCACGCATATAGGCGCGCATCGCAAGCGCGCGCTCAGCGTCCGCGTGCGGCGCGAGTGCCGCCTTGATTTCCTTGCCAAAAGCGCGGGGCGTCATTGAGGAAAGTGCTCCCTGAATGGATGTGATTCGCAGGTAGCTGCGTTCGGCGCAAGCCTCCCGAATCTTCTCACCTTTGAGTTCAAAGTGCGCGCACAGGTAGCACTATTCTCACCGCACGCGCTCCTGAATCTTCTCACCTATGGTTTCTGGCTTCCTGCCCGATCGTGAGCTATGTGCTGAATGCCGAATGCCGAATGCGGCGCCATAAATGATCATAAAGAGGACCTCCTGGGAATCCTCACCTTATGACAGGTGCGCGTTCAACACGGG containing:
- a CDS encoding class II glutamine amidotransferase — translated: MCQLLALSCAEPTDVSFSLTGFAARGGLTDHHVDGWGVAFYEDRACRVFVDEKPAYQSPVAEFLQSYPIKSRNVVAHIRKATQGGARVENCHPFMRELRGQQWVFAHNGDLQPLGDANEPEHGPYAPVGTTDSEAAFCFIMNRLYAHFAAQAEMHADVDDIDAVFEVIEQATRTLNPYGIFNFVLSNGTAQFAYCSTRLSYVIRHWPFSSARLVDGDLSVDFAERGTPADRTAVIATTPLTDEVWTACEPGDLLMFRSGALLRRAHVPVPDAVLATSKYALSELSAVPA
- a CDS encoding response regulator; protein product: MSKILVVDDSSTVRDEVAGFLKKNGLDVDTAVDGKDGLAKLKASPGIRLVISDVNMPNMDGLTMVEKIRGELANTTVNVIMLTTESSPAMKERGKAAGVKGWIVKPFKGDAVLETFRKLAS
- a CDS encoding chemotaxis protein CheX, with the protein product MNMNKPVSKVLVLDDCPVHKEALKRFCDEHNLVGVKVGKNRLQSVLRSNIDLGAVLFAEGYGGSAEASAEIAIRINAVRPELPIIMRRDADPSLEGLPESLRRVVCATYVAHDMAPLRKVIDEYIFSLDYPNALVRGIADMTQAILGDVFKDLSITCDTPYIVRDRIIFGEVFSLIPLESAWCRGYMMMQAEETPILELLDRYRTSESAEDGEANFRDLNGVLGEVTNLIWGSFKNRYVGDADAWLRSQVQVPLLVNHKHKYISFGTGNPQLCFMYSLTDPRSGRSVKLHQRFVFSLSWSPEDFREVTDDVGAMVEAGELDLF
- a CDS encoding methyl-accepting chemotaxis protein gives rise to the protein MIQQYVLAAAAGSAVTALLAFVAHKLHSTRLTARLSAEADARLEARSAEQADHGEAIREREQAAQEMEALAAQLSEELRQQSASVEELRATLKAAAEDKDQWAHQAQQIAGEAARLKSLGATFERWHEQMISLMTQNHDMHAKNQELSSIVRHVVIVSLNASIEAARAGPAGRGFAVVASEVRALAARSEELSKSYRDSLHRNDLTTTSTFQDIQAGGKMIAASLSSVESLANQFRSKLHQVPT
- a CDS encoding HAMP domain-containing protein, translating into MTIRHRITLLVILMFVALSAIGGYAVYQTRGSAAEVRKVTEGVVPSALASADLVSQVKDVQLATMTLVYAPDANMVSQAQDELKKKKTSLQQALALQAKDAASHAQQGLVSQANESLENYFSAIAETAKMKADGKNELAQAYLFANVAQYRDELEGIVETLRVEKNRQKDEAITTLNATLSTTTTAIAAVTGIAIILLTFIGTLLYRQITRPLSRMQAMMSEIASSQDFTRRVPVGRLDEIGHSIVAFNGMIEKIQESSAQLKQKTADIQAMLQNMQQGILTVVDGAVIHSEYSAYLEDIFETKDIAGRGLMDLVFSDTDLGSDVLSQIDAAAHACLGEDCINFAFNQHLLVGEISKRMADGRVKILDLSWSAITDENDIIVRLMLCVRDVTELRKLAAEASEQRRRLDMIGEILAVSEEKFHHFIESSAGFVSENERIIRKHSEADHAAIAELFRNMHTIKGNARTYNLAHLTNVVHETEQSYHELRQPDADRSWDQDLLMQELTRVREAIESYARINEQSLGRKAKAGANNAGHAGRYVMVEKDQIQQTLSMLDRTNAGELHELQSMRNAMRQALSALGSESVRDALSGVLDSLPSLAQELGKPAPNVRIDDNGYRLRGQTGSTLGNVFMHLLRNSMDHGIETTEARSAHGKTPAGTIDIEMGVDSGALQITLSDDGRGLALERIRGIAVERGWVASDEQLSDEAIAEFIFRPGFSTAATVTEVSGRGVGMDAVRDFLKRENGRIELRFTDDHKGASFRQFQTIVCLPDSVAVDTLGVQARGDAGQLQVGAMVD
- a CDS encoding DNA alkylation repair protein gives rise to the protein MTPRAFGKEIKAALAPHADAERALAMRAYMRDHFEFIGVPTPLRRQAVLPVFKRLPVENADHLLACVNVLWSMPEREFQYVASDLLARKWKMLAVADIAHLLALAQRSAWWDSIDPLAGVVGDVLKAARIHTPDVQAEMDAALLHESLWVRRIAMIHQLGWREHTDEERLFGYARSLAAESDFFIRKAIGWALRDYAWHEPEAVSAFLSASKDIMSPLTLREASKHLSPIR